The region TATTCTTGAACCTATAGCGGGGACCAATACCTTTGGTAGAGATCATTTTCAAATTCATGGGGATAAAAAAGGTCAACCGCCAGGCTCAGCATCAGCTGGTTGCATCATTATGAACGGTCAGGACAAGCGCCATATGATTTATGATTCGGGTGACACAATTCTGGTGGTGCGATAATGAAATATATCATTGTGCTCTTATTGTACTTCCCGTTGGCTTTATTTGCCAAAAGTCACACTCCAGAGCAACTTTTGCAGATGATAAACGAGAAAGGTGCCTGGCATGTTGTTGCACAATTATATGCTAATGATAGCGATGAGTCGGAATGGTGGAATCATGTTATCCCAGAGATTAGCAAAGGAAACCAGAAATGGTTAGCTGTCGCGAGTGCTCTTGAGCCGGGCGTGGACGCCAGTACGGCTGAAGACTTAAAAGCAGCGCTTTCTGAAGCTATCCCTCATAATCCTGCAGGCGTTTTAGCCATTTTAAAAGACGATAAACCGTTGCTCACTATTGAACAAGTCTGCGCTTTTGCTAATTTCCCTGAGACGGAAGCAGAGAGCAATAAGCTTTATGTAGATTCAATCAGGGAGATGTTTAAGGTTAACAGTCCGAAGGGTAAAAAATGTCTCGCCGTTATGATCGCCACCGTTGAACACTCTGTTCCATTCGATAAGGATATTTAAATGGCCATTCCGGGATATATGTCATTAACTGACGATGCGGGTAATATTATAAAAGGGAGCGTGAAAGTTACAGACCGTGAAAACCAAATTGAGGTTTTAGGGCTCTATCATAACGTAAGCTATAATTCTGACCTGCATAATGGCAGAGTGTTGAGCAAACGCCAGCATCGCCCTTTTCTCATTGAAAAGGAAATTGATGCCTCCAGCGTTTATCTCTATAAAGCGCTTAGCACGGGCGGTACGCTCAGGAAAGCAACTATCGACCTTTACAGAATCAATGATGCCGGTCAGGAAGAAATCTATTTCACGATAACGCTGGAATCGGTAAAAGTCGTCACGCTGTTTTCATTAATGCATGACGTGAAAGAGACTTACCATGAAAAACAGGGGCATCTTGAGCTTGTTCTGCTTCGTTATGAAAAGATTGCCTGGCATTACCGTGACGGTAACATTATTCATACGGATGACTGGGATTATCGGTACGTGGCAAATTAATAAACGCACTGAATATTATGCTTCGCGGAACCTTATTCGTATTTAAGGTAAATATTAACGCATTAATTCTAATTGGTTTCCCTAAGATTTAAATAAAAATTTTAGTAAGACTCTTAACAGGGATGCTAGCATATATTGTTTGAAATAAAAGTAAATAATAGTTGTAATTCTCAGTTTGGTAAAGTAATCTATCAAGCTATTAAATTGTTACATAATTCATATTTTAATGCAGTGTTGACGAAAAGGGCTAATATGCAAGACTCTTCATTTTCTCATGAAGTAATTTCTTTCTTTGAACGAATCGAAAGTCAAATTCGCCCTTTTGTGAACTCTTTGGACTCTCGCGATTTAATTTTATCTTTTATTCTATATAAAGTAATTTCAGATAAAAGTTTTTCGAATGAAGAAGGTTTTGAATATTTCATTGAGCCAGAATATCAGTTAGCAGCTTTGGTTAACTCTGAATTTATTGGCAATTCATATCAGCTATCTCACAGATTGATTCATACATTTTATTATATTGAAGAACGACATTCTGATCTACGTGATTGTTTTTTCAACTCTTGCAGGATTATTAAGGAAAACACGCTTAATGAATTGAATGGGGTGCTATTAACTTTGAACGATATTGGCTCAATAAATGAGTGGCTATCGGTAGATTTTGCAACATATATTTTTGAGTTTGTTACAGAAAGAACAGCACAATACGCGCCAGAATATATCACGCCAAATTGCATATGTAATCTTATTAGTTCTATTGCATTACAATTTCAAAATAACCCTATTAATGTTTGTGATTTTGCATGCGGTACGGGAGGGTTATTGCTTGATATATATAATAAATCTTTTGTTATTGACGAAGTTCGTGGAAATGAAATTAACAAATCAGCATTTGCATATGCAAAAATGAGGATTTTATTTAGTGGGCTTCGTCTTTCACGGTTCTCATTAACTAATGCTAATGCATTAGAAAGTATCACAGATAATAAAAAATTTGATGTTGTCATTTCTGTTCCACCTTTTAATGTTCGATGGGAGCCTGAACGTTATAAAGACTTTATTTCCTCCAGGTTGAAATTCTCTAGTCGCTCTGCTGACTTTGCCTTTCTTTGGCGCGGATATGAATCATTATCTTCTGATGGTGTGATGGTTATTGCGTTAACTCATGGAACATTGCATCGTGGTGGTAGGGACAAAGATTTGCGTAAAATCTTGATTGATGAATTTAATTGTATTGATACCGTTATAGGTTTGCCTGCAAATTTATTTTTTGGGACAAATATTCCTACTTGTTTGCTTGTTATCAGGAAGGGAAGGGAAAAAACTGACCCGATAACATTTATTGATGCTAGTAATAAATTCTCAAGAGTAAAGAATAAAAACATTATAAATAATGAGAATATTTCAGCTATTTTGGATATATTTAAAACCCCTCGCAATGTGAAATTTTTCAGTAGGCTATCAAATATTGATGAAGTAAAAAAATGCGATTATGACCTGAGCTTTTCTAATTATATTGAAGAGTTTAATGAACGAGTATTAAGTGTCACTGGTGATTCTTTCACAAGATATCATGATATTATTTCTGGGTTTAGAAAGAAGTTTAATGATAAAAATATTGTATATAGAGGTATGACAAATGCTAAATGGGAGTTGAAACCATCTATTGGTCGACTTGATATTGAGGATTCTGCCAGGGAAGCTACTGAAAGGCTTATATTTGAACAATTTAAGCAACAAGCATTGCCTTACCTTGATTTTACCCCCAGAAATGAATGGGAATGGTTAGCCTTGGCTCAACATCATGGATTACCGACAAGGTTACTTGACTGGACAACTAATCCATTGATTGCTTTATATTTTTCTGTTGAGGATGATGCTAGCATAAATGACTCGGTAGTATGGCTATATATTGATGATGTTAGTCCAGTAGAAATAGAATTTCTGAGCGACATACCTGTAATGTTTGACTCTGACCCATTGAAAATACCTGCTGACCGCGATGCTATAATTTTTGAGCCTGCTCATCTGAATAAAAGGATTATTGCCCAGAATGGGCTCTTTACTGTTCATTCTACTCCTACAAAGCCATTTTATCCTGAAAAAATCTATAAGGTTATTATCCCTGCAGGATTAAGGCGTAAATTAAAAGAACAGTTGTACCATTACGGTATCCATGAAGGTGCCGTATATCCGGGTTTAGATGGATTAAGTAGGAAAATTAAATGGGTAAACACATTTAGATGAGTTTTTTTTAGCCATCTCTTATATGATAGAGATGGCTTTATTGAAAAATTAGTTTCCTAAAGAATGTTGCTTTTGAAATTTTCGGCTTGAGCAAGTACCCCCATGTATACATCATCATTTGCAACCGGAGGGAACTTATGTTTATGCAGTAAAAGAATCAACTCAACTTTTAGTTTGGCTTTGATATCATCACGTTTGCTCCAGTCTGGATACTTCGACGTGTTATCAACGACTGCTTTCATCTCTTTTGCAAGCGCCAGCATCTTGTCGTCTTCATAGGTAAACTGATACTTGTCTCGCATATGCGCCAGGATGTCGTAAAACGCTTTCTCTTCAATATCAATCCCTAAATCTGCATAAGTGCCCATTTCGGTTTTAATATCATAGATAATATCGGTCATTTCCTGACTGAAGTGATCAAACTCTTCACCGTTCAGCACGTCGTCTTCCCGGCGCTCGTTATATCTATCCATAATGGACTGGAAGCGACGAGTGAAGTTGATCCCCTGAAGCTGGTTAATTTTTTTAAAGTCGCTGATGGCTTTCTCCAGCAGTTTCTGCAGAAGCTGGATCTTTGTTGCGGGCAGCTTGATCTTATTAATACGCGCCAGATAATCCTCGTCGAAAATATCGATCGATTCCGCTTTCTTATCGCCCAGGAAAAATAGCTCTTCCACGCCATCTGCCTTTAATGCGTCAGAAATCATCTCACGCACGCGGGCGTTCATCTGGGTAACGTCAGGAGCATCACCCTTGGTCAGCTTAAAGACGATGGAACGCACGGCAAGATAGAAATGGATATGATCACGCTCTGCCTGCGATAACGCCTCGCTGCCGCAGCAGACATCGTAGGCCGCCTTTAGGCGCTTCACCAGCCCCATAAAGCGACGTTCTATTTTCTGGGTTTGCATGACAAATTCTGCCGCCTGATTCAGACACGCAAGCTGAGCCTGAGGCTCTCCCGTAAAGTAAGCGCGGCTGTCGAAATCGTGGAACACCTGCGACAGCAGGTCGAGATGGTTCTTCACTTCAATGACCGACTGCTGAATGTCCTCAAAGTTGGTGGCATCAATGCGGGAATACATCGCCAGTGCCTGGTTCATCTGGCGCTTGATGCCGATATAGTCCACCACCAGGCCTTTGCTTTTCCCTTCCAGCTTGCGGTTAACACGGGAGATGGTCTGGATCAGGTTATGTTTTTGCAGAGGCTTATCGATGTAAATGGTGTCCAGTTCCGGCACGTCGAAACCTGTCAGCCACATATCGACCACAATAGCGATTTTGAAATTCGACTTTGCGTTTTTGAACTGTTTATCGAGCTGTTTACGGTACTCTTTACCGCCCAGCAGGTCGTACAATTTGGCATCATCGTCTTTACCTCGCGTCATCACCATCTTGACCATTTCGGACGGCGGCAGCTCTTTCTGCTCCAGCTCGGTAAGCACAACCCCTTCAGGGGCCTGTTTAACCTCAAACCACGCCGGACGACAGTCTTTTAACTGACGATACAAATCCCAGGCAATGTCCCGGCTGGCGCAGACAAACATTGCCTTACCTTTCACCGTCGAGCCTTCAGCGACGCGCTTTTCATAATGTTTGGCAAAATCTTCCGCCAGCGCCTTCAGGCGATCCTCATCACCGAGGATCGCGTTCATGGTAGCGCTGGCTTTTTTACTTTCGTCGATTTGCCACTCATTGGTGCCCGCGTTAGCGCACTCTTCGTAATATTTTTCTACCGCTTCCAGCTTGCTGGCATCCAGGATCACTTTTGCAGCACGGCCTTCATAGACGATGCGTACCGTGATCTCATCCTGAACGGATTCGGTCATGGTGTAGCTGTCCACTACCGCACCGAAGACATCCAGCGTGGCATCTACAGGCGTGCCGGTGAAACCGACATAGGTGGCTGCTGGCAGCGAGTCGTGCAGATATTTGGCGAAGCCCCAGGTCTTGCGTACCTTGCCGCTCTCTTTATCGACGATCACTTTCTGATCCAGATTGACCTGGCTGCGGTGCGCTTCGTCAGAGATACAGATGACATTGCTTCGCTCGGAGAGCAATTCGGTGTCTTCAGTAAATTTATGGATGGTGGTCAGGAAGACGCCG is a window of Enterobacter cloacae complex sp. ECNIH7 DNA encoding:
- a CDS encoding type I restriction endonuclease subunit R, whose product is MHLSFSEAKLEQAIIELLQEQGYQHLTGDNMPRSSLDQVIIEDDLRHYLAARYQADGITEDEIQRLIKQFTTLPASDLYESNKIFCTWLANGFLFKRDDRQQKDLYIELLDTRHLPAALRELFDCGEVPLQQAAETPASYLIQPLNRIRIVNQLTITGKENQPRIPDGILYINGLPLVVFEFKSAVREQEANIGDAYKQLCTRYRRDIPQLFVYNALCIISDGVNNRMGNLFAPYEYFYSWRKVTGNENREQDGIPSLHSMIQGLFHPVRLLDVIKNFICFPDKAKHEVKICCRYPQYYAARKLYYSIERARKPYGNGKGGTYFGATGCGKSYTMQFLTRLLMKSVDFASPTIVLITDRTDLDDQLSTQMCNAKNYIGDDTVEPVTSRDDLREKLAGRNSGGVFLTTIHKFTEDTELLSERSNVICISDEAHRSQVNLDQKVIVDKESGKVRKTWGFAKYLHDSLPAATYVGFTGTPVDATLDVFGAVVDSYTMTESVQDEITVRIVYEGRAAKVILDASKLEAVEKYYEECANAGTNEWQIDESKKASATMNAILGDEDRLKALAEDFAKHYEKRVAEGSTVKGKAMFVCASRDIAWDLYRQLKDCRPAWFEVKQAPEGVVLTELEQKELPPSEMVKMVMTRGKDDDAKLYDLLGGKEYRKQLDKQFKNAKSNFKIAIVVDMWLTGFDVPELDTIYIDKPLQKHNLIQTISRVNRKLEGKSKGLVVDYIGIKRQMNQALAMYSRIDATNFEDIQQSVIEVKNHLDLLSQVFHDFDSRAYFTGEPQAQLACLNQAAEFVMQTQKIERRFMGLVKRLKAAYDVCCGSEALSQAERDHIHFYLAVRSIVFKLTKGDAPDVTQMNARVREMISDALKADGVEELFFLGDKKAESIDIFDEDYLARINKIKLPATKIQLLQKLLEKAISDFKKINQLQGINFTRRFQSIMDRYNERREDDVLNGEEFDHFSQEMTDIIYDIKTEMGTYADLGIDIEEKAFYDILAHMRDKYQFTYEDDKMLALAKEMKAVVDNTSKYPDWSKRDDIKAKLKVELILLLHKHKFPPVANDDVYMGVLAQAENFKSNIL
- the tssD gene encoding type VI secretion system tube protein TssD, producing the protein MAIPGYMSLTDDAGNIIKGSVKVTDRENQIEVLGLYHNVSYNSDLHNGRVLSKRQHRPFLIEKEIDASSVYLYKALSTGGTLRKATIDLYRINDAGQEEIYFTITLESVKVVTLFSLMHDVKETYHEKQGHLELVLLRYEKIAWHYRDGNIIHTDDWDYRYVAN
- a CDS encoding N-6 DNA methylase, yielding MFEIKVNNSCNSQFGKVIYQAIKLLHNSYFNAVLTKRANMQDSSFSHEVISFFERIESQIRPFVNSLDSRDLILSFILYKVISDKSFSNEEGFEYFIEPEYQLAALVNSEFIGNSYQLSHRLIHTFYYIEERHSDLRDCFFNSCRIIKENTLNELNGVLLTLNDIGSINEWLSVDFATYIFEFVTERTAQYAPEYITPNCICNLISSIALQFQNNPINVCDFACGTGGLLLDIYNKSFVIDEVRGNEINKSAFAYAKMRILFSGLRLSRFSLTNANALESITDNKKFDVVISVPPFNVRWEPERYKDFISSRLKFSSRSADFAFLWRGYESLSSDGVMVIALTHGTLHRGGRDKDLRKILIDEFNCIDTVIGLPANLFFGTNIPTCLLVIRKGREKTDPITFIDASNKFSRVKNKNIINNENISAILDIFKTPRNVKFFSRLSNIDEVKKCDYDLSFSNYIEEFNERVLSVTGDSFTRYHDIISGFRKKFNDKNIVYRGMTNAKWELKPSIGRLDIEDSAREATERLIFEQFKQQALPYLDFTPRNEWEWLALAQHHGLPTRLLDWTTNPLIALYFSVEDDASINDSVVWLYIDDVSPVEIEFLSDIPVMFDSDPLKIPADRDAIIFEPAHLNKRIIAQNGLFTVHSTPTKPFYPEKIYKVIIPAGLRRKLKEQLYHYGIHEGAVYPGLDGLSRKIKWVNTFR